The genomic window CTCCTGGAATCCGGGACGCACGCTTGCCTCGTATCGCGACTTAACCAGATCGTCCTTGATCAGCGTTTTGTCGAAGGCGAAATGCTCCTGCATCATGTGGCGCATGTTCTCCACCGACGGCTCATAGCCCCAAACGGCATCGAGCCCCTCGGTCAGGTCGAATTTGAGGCCGGCGGCACCCATCAGCACGAATTTGCCAACCCGTTCGGGATGGCGATCCGCCAGCGCGATGGTCAGCGCCCCGCCGAAGGAATTTCCGACGAAATGCGCTTTCGGCACGTCGACGACGTCGAGAAAGGCCGTGATGTGCTCCAGCCAGGCATCGAGCGTGTATTGCTGGCCCTGTCGCCGTTCCGTGTAGCCGAACCCGGCGGCGTCGGGCGCAATCACCCGAAAATGCTCGGCCAGCGCCGGGATGGTTGCCCGCCAGTTGGCATAGCCGGTAACGCCCGGACCGGAACCGTGAAGCAGCACGACCGGGACGCCCGAGCCGCTTTCGAGATAGTTGGTGCTGAGGCCGGCGGCTTCGACCGACTTGCCGATTTCGGGATTGCCGTCTCGCTTTACGTCCATCATGTCTCTCCCATTGAAGCGTTCGCAGGTGGCGGTAACGATCCGTCCGCCCTGCTCAAGGTGCTGTAAATCGTCGGGCGCGACGCGCCTGTTCGCGGCAGGCCAACTCACCCGGCGATGACGGCTCGGTGCCGACGCCGGACGGCTGCGTTCAGGGCGCCGGATGGATCATCCCGTGCCGTCGCGCGCGAGGTCGCCTTGGCGCAAACGGACGAGATCGAGCGCGACGTCGACGATCATGTCTTCCTGCCCGCCGACCATCTTCCGACGTCCGAGCTCGGTCAGAATAGTCCTGGTGTCGATTCCGTGTATCCGGGCCGCATGCTCCGCATGGCGCAGGAAGCTCGAATAGACCCCCGAGAAGCCAAGCGACAGGGTTTCCCGATCGACCCTGACCGGCCGATCCTGCAGCGGCCGCACCAGTTCCTCGGCCGCATCCATCAGTGCGTAGAGATCGCAGCTCAGTTCATAGCCGTCACGAAGCGCCGCCGCGACGAAGACCTCCAGCGGTGCATTGCCCGCACCTGCGCCCTGTCCGGCCAGCGAGGCATCGACACGTTCGGCACCCTCCTCGATCGCGGCGATCGAATTGGCGACGCCCAGCGACAGGTTGTGATGCGCATGAACGCCGACCTGCGTATCCGGCTTCAGCGCGTCGCGCAGCGCACGCGTACGTTCGCGCATGCCGCGCGTCGTCAGCGCGCCTCCGGAATCCGTGACGTAGACGCAATGCGCACCGTAGTTTTCCATCAACTTCGCCTGTTCGGCGAGAGCATCCGGAGCGGCCATATGCGCCATCATCAGGAAGCCCGCGACGTCGAGATCCAGTTTGCGGGCATGCTCGATGTGCTGACGCGAAACGTCCGCTTCCGTGCAATGCATCGCGATCCGCACGGAGCGCACGCCGGCATCATGCGCGGCGCGCAGATCCTCGACGGTGCCGATGCCCGGCAACAGCAGCGTCGTGAGCCGCGCGGTCGTCAGCACCTCCGCCGCGGCCGCAATCCACTCCAGATCGCTGTGCCGGCCAAAGCCGTAATTGAAGCTGTCGCCGGCCAGTCCGTCGCCATGCGCGACCTCGACGGCGTTGACGCCGGCCCTGTCCAGCGCGCGGGCGATGTCGCGGACCTGATCGAGCGTATACTGGTGGCGGACGGCATGCATGCCGTCGCGCAGCGTGACGTCCTGGACGTAGATATTCTTTCCCATGTCAGGCAACCTCGGCAAGCGAAGCGACCATGCGCTCGCCGGTTCGCAGCGCCGCCGACGTCATGATGTCGAGATTGCCGGCATATTTGGGTAGATAATGGCCCGCTCCCTCGACCTCGAGGAAAACGGTGACCTTGGTCGGCGACACCAGCGCGGCGTCTCGCCGGGCGAGCGTCGCCCTCGACAGGCTTTCGAACTGGACCGTCTGCTTGAGGCGATAGCCGGGCACATATTTCTGGACAGCCTTGACAATGCGCTCCACCGATGCGGCAATCGCCTCGCGATCGTCGCTGTCGACCAGGCAGAACACCGTGTCCCGCATAATCAGCGGTGGCTCGGCCGGGTTCAGGATGATGATCGCCTTGCCCCGTTGCGCTCCGCCGACGGCTTCGATGGCGCGGGCGGTGGTTTCGGTGAATTCGTCGATATTGAGCCGGGTACCTGGACCTGCCGAAACCGAGGCGATGGAGGCCACGATCTCCGCATAATGCACCGGCGTCACCTGCGCGACGGCGGCGACGATGGGGATCGTCGCCTGTCCGCCGCAGGTCACCATGTTGACGTTGCGCGCATTGCGGTCCGCTTTGAGATTGACCGCCGGAACGACATAGGGACCGATCGCCGCCGGCGTCAGGTCGACGACCGATTTGCCGTCCGCCAGCAACAATTCGCTGTGACGGGCATGCGCCTTCGCCGACGTGGCATCGAAGACGATCTCGATATCGCGATAGGCCGGCATGGCACGCAGACCGTCGATGCCTTCGGCTGTCGTGGCCACGCCGAGCCGGCGCGCGCGGTCCAGCCCGTCGGACTGCGGGTCGATGCCGACAAAGGCCGCCATCTCCAGGCTTTTCGATACCCGCATCACCTTGATCATCAGGTCGGTGCCGATATTTCCGGTGCCGATAATCGCTACCTTCGTCGCCATGTCAGGTCTCCGAAATCGTGAAGGACACGCAGCCGAGAGCGGAAATTTTGGCCATGATCCTTCCGGATTGTTCAAGGGCGAACATCGGTCCGAGCGCACCCGACAGGATGATCTCTCCGGCGCGAAGCGGCTGGCCCATGGCCTGCATTCGCCCTGCAAGCCATGCGACGGCATTAAGCGGATTGCCCATGCAGGCCGCGCCGCTGCCCGACGACACGACCCGGTCCTCGAGCCGCATCTCCATCGCACAGCCGGTAAAGTCCACGCCGAGCGGCGACCGGGCCGGCGTTCCGAGCACGAACATGCCGGACGAGGCGTTGTCGGCGATGGTGTCGACCAGCCGGATGTCCCAGTTGGACACCCGGCTGCCGACGATTTCGATGGCGGGCATGACGCACGCCGTGGCGCGCAGGACATCGGCGACATTCGGCATCGCGACGTCAAGATCGCTGCCCAGCAGGAAGGCGATCTCCGCCTCGGCCTTGGGTTGCAGGATCCGCCCCGGTGGCAGCGCACAGCCGTCGCCGAGGATCATATCCGACAGCAACGCCCCGAAATCGGGTTCGTCGACGCCGAGCTGTTTCTGCACCGCGAAGGCAGTCAGGCCGATCTTGCGGCCGATCAGCCGCAGCCCCGCCTTCCGTTTCCGGTCGATGTTGATCTGCTGAACGCGATAGGCCGCATCGGGACCGCCATCCGCCAGGAGGTCGCGGACCGGCTCGCAAGCGCTGCCGGTCTCCTCGGCTTGCCAGAGGCGGTCGGCCGCCTCATTGATCCGGTCGGCCCGGGGGTGTGTTCGTGTCATTGCTTCAACCATGGTGTCTCTCAATCTCCACGAGTGTGACGAGATCAGCGTAGACGTCGCCGTCGAGGACGCTGGCGGCGTAAACGGTGAGCGGCTTCGTGCATGGCGCCGACTCGACGCGGCCGTCCCTTATGTCGAAGGCGCCGAGATGCAGGCCGCATTCAATGATGAAGCCGTCGAGCATTCCGCCGTCGGTCAGCGAGGCCTGGCCATGCGTGCAGGTGTCGTCGGTGACGAACACCTTGTCCTCCACCAGCCAGACGGCGAGCGGCGATCGATCAGGAAACTCGACCTTCAGACCGTCGTCTTCCGGGATATCGCTCACGGCGCATATCCGGGTGGATGCGTGCTCAAATTGCGGCAATCGTCTCTCCATGTTACAAAAGCCCGCGCGGTCCCGACAGGACTCCGTCGGCGCTCTTGCCGAGAGCATCGCGCACAAAACCAGCCGGATCCGCCTGCATGACCGCAAAGGGATAGTCCGAGCCCAGCACGACGCGTTCCACGCCCATCATCTTCACGAGATAGCGGAGTGTCCGGGCATCATAGACGACGGAATCGACATGGAAGCGACGCACGAGATCGGCGGGTTTCGCATTCAGCCCGGAAAGATGGGCAAGCTTCATGCGCCTTGCCTGCTCCAAACGCGGCATCAGCATGCCGATCGACCCGCCGCCGTGGCAAAGCAGGATATCGAGATCCGGAAAGCGCTCCGGCACGCCTGAGACGACGAGGGACAGCGCGGCGAGCGACGTCTCCACCGGAAACATCGAGACGGCCACGTCGGGTGTGCCCCCGACCCGTTCGATACCGACAGGATGGAGCGCATGGACCATGATCGTCATGCCCTCCCTCTCGCAGGCTTCGTAAAACGGATCGAGTGACCGGTCGCCCAGCGCGACGCCATTGACATGGCTGCCGATCTCGACTCCGAGCGCCCCCGTAGAGCGCAGTTCGCGAACCTGTGCCGCCGCGGTCTCGGGCGCCTGTAGCGGAACCATTCCGAAAGCACGAAACCGCTCGGGCCGCGATGCCGCCATCGCAACGATCTGCGTATTCATCGCCTCGCAGAATGCCGCGCCGTCGCGTTTGTCGAACCAGTAGGACAGGAGCTCCGGCATGGGAGACAGAACCTGCACGTCGATCCCGTCCGCATCCATGTCGCGGCATCGAACCTGCATGTCCCAGCTGCGCCGGTCGATTTTGCGGAACACCCTGCCGGCGATCATCACGTCCGCCATGCCGTCATCGCGCAGTTCGACCGACGGCCACCGCGGCTCCGACGCAGGCGCCGACGCAAGACGGTCCGGCACTACATGCGTGTGATAATCGACGGTCTGTGACATCTACTCTCCCCTGCGCCACACTAGGGAACCAGACGTGTCGGAGTAAAGATATCGAGAACCCTCATCTCGGTATTCAAGAATCATCGCAGCAGCCTCTTCAAGTCGGCGCCCGGCGCCAGCAGCACGGCAGGATCGACGGTTGCGCCCCGCCCGATAGCCTTGCGTGCGATGGTCGCTAGTTTCGGATTGTCGAGAGCGATGCAGCCCGTCACGCGTCCGTCCGCGTGATACACCCACACGGGACCGCCTCCGGCCTGATCGATGAACACTTCGTCGCCGCTGCAGACCCCTTCGCCTTGCAACCGGCTGCCGAACTGGTCGGACCAGAAGCCCGGCACCTCCGAATATTTGGTGGATTCGCCTAGAAGGGCCGCCGCAACGGCGCGGGCATGCCGGTCCGCATGCCGCCAGGTCTCCTGCCGGACGGTTGTCGGGCTCCACGAAACGGGGTGACGCGCAACGTCGCCGACCGCCCAGACATGCGGCGCGGAAGACCGTCCCGCGCCATCGACGATGACGCCGTCCTGACAGGCAATGCCCGCCCGGCGCGCCAGATCGTCATTGGGCACGACCCCGATGGCGACGACCACGACGTCTCCTTCGAGCGAAGTTCCCTTGCTGGTGGACAGAACGACGCCCGCCTCCACCCATCTGGCGCCGACGACGGACTGCCCGAGATGGAAGCGCGTCCCCGCCTCCTCGTGCCGGCGCTGCAGCACGCGTGAGACGGCGGGGCCCACCTGGCGCGCCATGACGCAGGGCGCCGTTTCCACGACATCGACCTCCACATTCATTGCCCGCGCACTGGAGGCAAGCTCGAGACCGATGACGCCGGCACCGACAATCACCAGCCGTCGGCCCGGACGCAGTTTTTCGCGGAGAGACAACGCATCGGCCTGGGTACGCAGATAGGAAATGTCCGGTCCACCCTCGCCGAGCGGCAGGCGGCGCGCGCGGGCACCCGTGGCGATCACCAGGTCGTCAAACCGCAGCGTTCCCCCGTCGCCCAGTTCGAGCAGCCGTTCCGGCAGCCGGATTGCCGTTGCGGCGACGCCGGAGCGCACCTCGATGTCGCGGGCATTCCAGATGTCTTCCGGCTCGAGATAGAGACTGTCAAGCGCATCGGCGCCGGTGATGATGCCCTTGGAGAGCGGCGGCCGCTCATAGGGCGGATGGGGCTCGTCGCCGATGATGGTGATGCCGCCGCCATAACCGCGTTCGCGCAGGCTGAGCGCAACGCGTCCGCCCGCCTGGCCGCCACCGACGATTGCGATTCTGCTTTCAGGCACCGGCGACTCCTCTGACGATCATCGCAAACCCAAGGAGGATCAGGATTGCGTTGAGGATATTGCGAAATCTGGAATCATCGATGCCCCGTATCATCCGCGCCGCAAGCATCAGGCCGATCATTGCCGGGATGACGGCGAGCAACGAGGCGGCCATCACCGGGGGCGTCACCGCACCGAAGATCAGCAGTCCCGCCACATAGGGCACGGCCCCGAAGAAATAGACGACGGAAATGGCGGTCAGGAATTCGGTTCGACCAAGCCCGAGACTTGAAAGATAGATGATGATCGGGATGCCGAAAAGGGAACTGACGCCGCCGAGCGCGCCGGCGGCAACGCCGGTCGCAATCCCGGCGGGCAGTTCCAGATGCGGTGGCAACTTGTACCCTTTCGCGAGAGTCAGAACGACGATGGAAGCGATCAGTATGAGGCCGGCCAGGATCAGAAGGGTGGAGTTATCGACGCGCACCAGCAGACTGGCCGACAACAACAACGAAATCGCCATCGTGAGCTGAAGCGGCCAGAATCTGCGCACGACGATGCGCAGTGCCCCGTTCGTCATTGCCTGCCAACCGTTGGATACGATGATCGGCGCCATGGTCAGGGCCGCCGCGGTCGGCACGCTGACTGCGAACGACAGGATCGGCAACGCGACCATCGGCAGGCCGACACCGGAGACCCCTTTGACGAGGCCGCCGGTGAAGAATGCCGCGACGACGACCGCCAGCACCCAGACCTCGGGATCCGTCACCGGCATCACTCCGCGGCCGACGGAAGAGAATCCCGGCTGCTGACGCGTCCTGCCTTCGCAAAATAGTGCCAGCCGAGAACGGCTAGGGAAAGAACCGCAGCCACAGCGGACACGACGGGCACCGCCACGCCGAAGAGCGCCACCGCCGCCAGGACCATCAGCACCACGCGCAGCCATCCGGCGATCGACGAGGTAAAATAGCCCATCGATGCCGCGGCGAGCGTGAACATCGCCGCCGTCGTCATCAGGAGATCGACCACGATCGTGGCGACGTCGGCCTGCATGATCAGGCCTGGACGCAGCATGAAGGCGAAGGGAATGAGGAAAACGACGATGCCAAGCCGCGAGGCCGTCACCGACGTCTTCATCGGCGGCGCTTCCGCGATAGTCGCTGCGACATAGGCGCAGACGGCGACCGGCGGCGTGAGATGCGAGGCCACCGCGAACCAGACAAGGAAGAGATGGGCCTGCAGGACACCGAACCCGGCCTGGATCAGCCCCGGCGCCAGCAGGATGGCCGCCAGCGCATAGACCGCGGGCACCGGCATACCCATGCCGAAGATGATCGTCACGAGCGCCGCCAGGATCAGGATGAGGATCGGCATGCCGCCGGCCATCTCGAACATTTCGTAGGAGATCTTGGATCCGAGGCCGGTGACATTGAGAACCTGTTCGACAAGGCCCGCGGCGGCCACCGCCGCCACGAGCGGCGCCATCATCACCGCCGCGTCGGTCACCAGATTGACCAGGCGCACAGGCCCGAGCCGATAGTCGCGCTCTGGATTGAACCAGCTCAGCACGACCGTTCCCGCGATGGCGATCGCGACGCTGTATTGCGGCGTGAAGCCCGATTCGATGAGGTAAACCAGAACGATCATCGGCAGGACATAGACCCAGCCCGTGCGCATGACCTTGAAGAAGGTAGGAATCTTGTCTTCGTCGATCTGGCCGAACCCGTGCTTTGCCGAAAAGTGGTGAACCTGAAGGTAGAGGGTGAAATAATAGATCAGCGCGATGGCGATCGACGCCTTGACGACGTCGCCATAGGGAATGCCCGTGAACTCCACCAGGATGAAGACCACGGCCCCCATGACAGGCGGCAGGAAGCTGCCGCCGACACAGGCGACCGTCTCGATGGCGGCCGCGATATGTGCGGGATAGCCGAGGCGTTTCATCATCGGGATGGTGATCGTCCCGGTCGTGACGACATCCGACGTCGGGCTGCCCGATATCATGCCGAACAGACCGCTGGATACGACACCGACCTTGGCGACGCCGCCGACCCTGCGGCCGGCGACGATCGCCGCCACGTCGAAGAAGAACTGGCCGCCGCCGCTCGTCTGGAGGATCTTGCCGAACACCACGAACAGATAGACATAGACGGCCGCCGCCGCGACGGGAGTGCCGAAAAGCCCGCCATTCACGCTGATGATCGATTGCTCGATGATGTCGGCCGGCGTGAACTCGCGGTGATAGAGGAAACCGGATAGGAGATGTCCGAATGCAAGGTAGCCCATCAGGATCAGCACAACGGCGAGCATCCCAAGACCGACCCGGCGCTTGACCATGACGAGCGTGACGAAGATGAGGATAGCGCCGGCAACCAGCTCGATCATCGAGAATTCGCTGATGCCGAGCATCCAGGTTCCAAGACGCGGACTTTCGATCATCAGATAGCCGCCAGCGAGCGCGACGCTGACCGCCATGACGATCTCGAACCAGCCGGTTTTTTGAACACCTGTTACTCCGGAGGTCGTGAGGCATGCGACGATCAGCATAGGTATCATGAAAAACAGACCGAGCTGGATGGGCGTCACGATCCCGACGAAGGCCAACCAGAACTGGAAGATCGCAAGTGGCAATGCGAGCGCCGTGGCAATTGTGCGGGTCACCGGATTGAGCGGGACGCTGTCGCCGCCCGTCAGCACGTTTCCGACCAGTGTTGTGATACGCTTACCCATGCCGATGCGCCTCTCTCAGAAAGATGCCGACGGCCTTCATGGTCCGCCCATAAGCGAACGAGGCCAGATTTTCCGCTGGATTGTGCAATGCCAGAATGGGTGGCCGATCGAGGGGTCGGCCACCGGCGCCTGTTCAGCGACTTTCGTAATACGCTTTCGCGGCCGGATGCAGCGGAACCCCCGGCACATCCGGAACGATCGTATCGCTGGTGACACCCTCGAGAGCGGGGTGCATCGCGTGGTAGACGGAGAGCTGCGTATCGAGCGCCTTCGCCAGCTTATAGACCTGTTCGTCCGTGGCCGAAGGCCCGGCGATGATGTAATGCGTGCTGGCCGGCACGGTCAGGTCTTCGTCCTGGAACTCGTAGGACCCAGCCGGGATGGTGCCGACCGTCACACCCATCGCCTCGGCCGCGCCCTGGGCCTCTGCCTCGCCCATGGGCAAGAAGGCCACCGGCGTCACCGAATTCAGCTCAACGAGCGAACCGACCGGGATGAACCCGCCCGTGATCTCGATATCGGCGCGGCCACCCTTCATCAGTTCCATCGTGCCGCCGGTATTCTGCTCGATCAGCTGACCGCCATAGGAGACGATGTCGTCGGTCGTCATGTCGTACTGCGCAAGGATCGCATCGACATGGGCGCGCGCCCACAGATTGCCCGGCTGGTTGATACCGAGCCGCACCGGAATCTCGCGTTCCTTGACGTCGGCGAGGCTTTCGATCTGGTTCTCCTCCAGGAAATCCTTGCGGCCATAGACATGGGCCAGCGTCAGATCGGGGCTGAGCGCGGTGACAAGCCAAAACTTCCCGTCATACGATTCCGGGAACGGCGCCGCGCCGTCTTTGGCGAGATTCATCTCGATGACCGTCTCCAGCGCAAATTCGCGCTCACCATTGGCGACTGCCGCGAACGAACCGGCCGGATTGCCCGGTTCGTAGACGATGTTCGAGTTGGGAAACGCGCTGCGAACGACTGCCGCCTGGCCCTCGCCCAGAATACTCACCATGCCGCGTGCTGAGTAGCCGGCAATGGTCGCGACGATCGGCTCGTCGTCATCGAAAGCAATCTCCTGCGCAAAAGACACGCCGGCCGTCAGGATAATGCCCGCGCACAAAACGCCCAAGAGACTGCGCTTGAATTCGTACATTGTGTTTCCTCCCCAAAATATTTATTTCCAAACGTCCGATGTTCCGGTTCAAACCAGAAAAGTCAGGTTCATCATCGCCGTGTCATTGTTCACCATGAATACTTTCTTGCGCTTCATCTTGAAGCCGCTCGGCGTCATGACCAATGTGTGGTGGTTGCGTCCCAACCAGACGTTCTGCCTGTTGAGGCGCACGTCGCCGAGTACGAAGCAGGACGTGCCCGTTATCTCATCGGCCGAAGCGCTTTCGACTTCGACGTTGGACACGACGCGCACCACGCGTGATTTGGGCGACTGGGCGTGGGCGAACTTGCCCCGCAGGCGTTTGACCCGATCGCCGATCTCGGCGTGCCGCTCATAGACGAGGGACAATTCGCGCGTCGGGTCGACATTCTCCTCGTTGCAAGGGAGCCAATAGAGCGCATCCTCCGTCCACAGCGCATACCAGTCGTCGAACCGGTGCGTGTCCATCAGGCGCGCTTCCATGAAGATGAAATCTTCGAGCACGCGCCGGGGGTCCGCCCCAGACGCTGCCTGGGGTCGTTCAGTCAATGCCATCGTCATGCTTTCTCCTTGCGTCGGGCGACCCGATTTAGGCGTCCATCATCAATCGCTTCCACTCACGCATCTGTCCGCGTTGCGTCGTCTCATCCGAGATTTTGCCGACCCGCGTGCCGTCCTCGTCGATGATTTCGCGATGCAGGCCGCGCGAGATGTCGATCCATGGGTTGACCGTTGCCCGCATACCGAGTTGCGCCCGCTCGAAGATTTCCGCGTCGTCTGGCGAACCTGCGCTCGAGGGGCCGTAGAAGGATTCGTGCTGGCGCAGGCGGAGCGTATTGATCTCGTCCGGCACACCATCGAACATGACGGGAAACATCAGGATCTCCGTCTCCTCCGCCGCGATCGGGTTCATGATGCGAACCTGATTGCCGATGACCTGAAGGTTCGGGAAAATTCCCAAATGCGGGTCTCCTGCCAGGGACATGTTCCGTTTGCCCTGGTCTTCGCCATATGCATCCAGCATCGAGTCCACATAGGCGTTGCCGCCGGGCGTGCTGCGCAGAAACTCCAGATACTTGTCGATCGACGCCATGCGGTGCTCGCGGAAATCGAGCAGCACATGTCCGCGGCCGAGATCGCGGGTGCGCGTGAGGGCGTTGTCGTTGAACGGATCGTTCTTGTGCATCGCCGCGATGCCGGAATTCTCGTTCTCTTCCCAGCCGGAGATCACCGAGGCATGAACATAGTTGACGTGATAGCCGTCCATGCCGACGAGCTTCCAGTTGCCTCGGTACGACGTCTTGTTGACCCCTGCGTCGAGCCGAATTTTGCCGGTCGGCGATGCATCGATGAGGTAGTTCAGCAGATCGGCCGCCTGGCCGAGATGGTCCGCAAGCGGCGGCACGTCCTCACTGAGGCTGGCGAAGATGAACCCGCGATACTGATCGACCTTCGCCGGCCGCGAGAGACCGCCCTTTTTCTCGCAAAAGCCAGGCTCGTATCCCTCGTCGGCGGTGACTTGAACGAGCTTGCCGGAGGTGTCGTAGGTCCAGCCATGATACCAGCACCGAAAAAACTTCGTGTTTCCGGCTTCAACTTCGGCAACGACCGCGCCCCGATGCAAGCAACGGTTCATGAGGACGTTGATGCCGCCGTCGCGGCTGTTGACCAGGATGACCGGCTGTCGACCGATTTTGCGTAGCTTGAAATCGCCGGATTTCGGCACTTCGCTTTCGTGCCCGATATAAACCCAGGTGCGATAGTATATCCGCTCCAGTTCCAATTCGAAGATCTTCGGATCGGTATATATCGCGGAGTGCACTCGGCGATCGCTGACCAGCTCGTCCAGCCGATGGCCGCCCGTGACGATCTCTTGTCCCGCCAAGATTTCGGATGTCTTTACCTGTTCGTTCATATAGCTCTCCACGTTCGGTCGAAGCCAGGCGGGTAACCGCTTCCGGCGACTGGATGGATTGGTGTCGTCGGGACTCTACCTTCGGAAACTTCCCTTCGGCAGCGCCCCCCATTTGCACAAGCTCGTCGGCTCGAAGCCGAACTGCCGCGGCCGATGCCCCTCCTCGTCGGCGATCGCATCGACACCCACGGAATATTCAAAGACCATGTCGTCCGGTCCCTTGAAATAGAGGAACCGCGCACCGGATGTGGGATGCCGTCCCGGACCGAAGACGATCTCGACATTGCGATCCGCTAGAAAATAATAGGAGCGCAAGATGTCGTCGTTGGCCTGCACCTGATGGTTGATGTGCTGGATACCAGCCTTGTCGGAAACGAGCAGAGCGATCGTGTGGTGAATTTCATTCACCCTCATCAGCGGGATGTCGCCGATGCGGTCGCTGACTTTGGCGTTGCAGACCTGCGTCCAGAACTGCTCGTCCCTCACCGGATCGGTGGTGTAGAGGCCGATGTGGCTGAAGCCCGTTATCCCGGCGTCGCGCGTCGCGAAATAACGCTTGCCGCTCCGTTCGGGCCGAACTGCGAGCTCGATCTGGTTGCCGGTCGGATCGCGGAAGCGCACGAAGGATTTGACTTTCCGCAACGCGCATTCGGACGCGGTCCCCTGCTCGACGGGATGGCCGAGACGGTCGAGCGTATCGGCCGCCAGGCGTAGCGATATCTCGTCCTCGACTTCGAATGCGACGGTCTGGTCCACGGGATCGCCGTCGAAATAGCACAATGTGTGGCCGCGATCGTCCGATCGCAAATAGACTGCGTCTCGCGTTCTCTCGGCAATCTCAAGCCCGAGATAGCCAGTTGCAAAAGCGATGGCGCCTTCCATGTCGCGCGTACCAAGCCGCGCGTAACAGACGTCCTTTAGTTCGATCATCGCGCCGATCCCTCCCGTCTTTTGACCAATTCCAATGGCGCCAGTCCCACCGTGTTTTCGAACTCGTATTCCGGGACACCCTGCGGCTGCGAACCCCAGGCGCAAAGCGAGTTCGCGACCGCTGCGAATTGCCGGGGCCTGTGGCGCGCCGGATCGATCACGGTCGTATCGGTGACCAGGCGGTAGAGCAGGCCCTCGGGGCCCTCGATCGTGACGAAGACCTGACCGGATGCGGCGTCGCGACCCGGTCCGAGGACGATGCGAACCTGTCCCGCCTCAAAGAAATATTTGTTCTGCATGATGAGTTCGACGTCTTCGACGGCGAAGTTCACGCTCAGCACGCCCGCGCGGGCGGACGGGTAGAGTACGAGGCGGTGGTGAAGCTGGCCTATCCCGATATAGGCGATGTCGCCGACATGATCGCGTACTGTGAAGCCGAGGAGATCGCACCAGAAAGTCAGATCACGCTGCGTATCCAGCGAACGGATACCGATGCTCTGGACACCCTGAATTCCGTTGTCGCGGCGAGGAAAGAAACGTCGGCCGGAATGATGCGGGCCGACCACGAGATCAATCAAATTGCCGCTCGGATCCTGCGTCCGCAGACCGCTGCGCACGAATAGCCGATCGCATTCTGAGCGCTCCAAAAACGCGAAGGGATGGTAGGCGTCGGATAGCCGCTGAGCGACCGCCTCAAGCGCCGCCGCGTCGAAAAGGGCGATTCCAACGACACTGCTCTCGCGCTCGCCCTTAAAAAAAACGAGCGTGCGCCGCTGGAGATCGGAACGGAACCAGGCCTCGTTCTCGTCACCGTCGATCCGCTGCAGACCGATCACATCCGCGGCAAACAGGTCATGGACCTTCGTCATCGCGGTGCCAAAACGCAGATAGGCAATGGCGGCATCTTGCGACATTATTCCTCCGAAACGCCTGCCCGAGCCATATGGCAAACAGGAACGGCCGACCTCCCAACCGTGGCTCAACCATCACGGCAAGCCTGCCCCTTGTCAATTTATCTCATTTTTGTTCTCTATAACC from Georhizobium profundi includes these protein-coding regions:
- a CDS encoding aromatic ring-hydroxylating oxygenase subunit alpha — encoded protein: MNEQVKTSEILAGQEIVTGGHRLDELVSDRRVHSAIYTDPKIFELELERIYYRTWVYIGHESEVPKSGDFKLRKIGRQPVILVNSRDGGINVLMNRCLHRGAVVAEVEAGNTKFFRCWYHGWTYDTSGKLVQVTADEGYEPGFCEKKGGLSRPAKVDQYRGFIFASLSEDVPPLADHLGQAADLLNYLIDASPTGKIRLDAGVNKTSYRGNWKLVGMDGYHVNYVHASVISGWEENENSGIAAMHKNDPFNDNALTRTRDLGRGHVLLDFREHRMASIDKYLEFLRSTPGGNAYVDSMLDAYGEDQGKRNMSLAGDPHLGIFPNLQVIGNQVRIMNPIAAEETEILMFPVMFDGVPDEINTLRLRQHESFYGPSSAGSPDDAEIFERAQLGMRATVNPWIDISRGLHREIIDEDGTRVGKISDETTQRGQMREWKRLMMDA
- a CDS encoding VOC family protein — translated: MIELKDVCYARLGTRDMEGAIAFATGYLGLEIAERTRDAVYLRSDDRGHTLCYFDGDPVDQTVAFEVEDEISLRLAADTLDRLGHPVEQGTASECALRKVKSFVRFRDPTGNQIELAVRPERSGKRYFATRDAGITGFSHIGLYTTDPVRDEQFWTQVCNAKVSDRIGDIPLMRVNEIHHTIALLVSDKAGIQHINHQVQANDDILRSYYFLADRNVEIVFGPGRHPTSGARFLYFKGPDDMVFEYSVGVDAIADEEGHRPRQFGFEPTSLCKWGALPKGSFRR
- a CDS encoding VOC family protein, giving the protein MSQDAAIAYLRFGTAMTKVHDLFAADVIGLQRIDGDENEAWFRSDLQRRTLVFFKGERESSVVGIALFDAAALEAVAQRLSDAYHPFAFLERSECDRLFVRSGLRTQDPSGNLIDLVVGPHHSGRRFFPRRDNGIQGVQSIGIRSLDTQRDLTFWCDLLGFTVRDHVGDIAYIGIGQLHHRLVLYPSARAGVLSVNFAVEDVELIMQNKYFFEAGQVRIVLGPGRDAASGQVFVTIEGPEGLLYRLVTDTTVIDPARHRPRQFAAVANSLCAWGSQPQGVPEYEFENTVGLAPLELVKRREGSAR